The nucleotide window CAAAGGCTGTTCCGTTGGGTATTGTATAATCTAAGCCAGCATCTGCATTTGGAGGATTATTAGAAATTGCACTACCAACCCAACACGTTCTAGTATTAAGGTTATTTAGTATTTGCAAAATACTGTAGTAATGAAAATAAGCATCTGAATGGTCTTGTATGTCGTTGCCTCCTGTAATACCAGCATAGCCCATAATTGTAGTACCGCTTCCTGGTTCGGCATTAACTCCTGTCCCTTCGCTACTAAAGGACCATGTGTGGTTTGCACCCATTTGATGACCTATTTCATGAGGCACGTAATCGATATCAAAAAAATCGTTCATGTATGGCCCACCATCATTGTCTAAAAAAGAGTGTGAAGAAAAACCAGATCCTTTTTGGCCGTCAACACATACACAACCTATACAACCTGCGTTTCCATTATTACCACCAAAATTAAATAAATGGCCAATGTCATAATTGGCCTCTCCAATATTAGTGGTTAATGTACTTTGTAACTGCGAATTAAAAGCACCTGTATAAGGGTCTGAGGCAGCGTTCGGATAGATAATTTCAGTTCCGCTAACCAAAGTAAAGGTTACGGCCATATCAACTTCAAAGACTTCGTTAGATCTATTTAAAGTTGCTACAACTTGTGCTAAAGCGTCTTCTTGTGCGTTTCCATTTCCAGCATTACCATCATCCCAAAAATTAGTGTATTCGCCTGTTGTAGAGATTGCTATTCTAAATGTTCTGAGTATTTGATCATTAGCATCCTTATTGTACACTTCATTGGCTTTTGCCGTAAAAAACTCATCCTCAGTTAAACAGTTAAAGTCTTTAATATTTTGTCTTCTAGCGTCTCTACTATAGACAATGTAAGACGAAGTGTCCCCCTTACTGACCGGAACAATTAAATTCATAGACTCGTTAGGGTATGTAATCATTGCTTGTAATCCTTGAGGTGTTACGCTAAATCGCGCCCTTACTCCTGGTCGCCTAGAGCTAAACCCTAAATATGTTTTTATATTGGGATACATTACTGACAATGCCTCTGACAAAACAGGCGCTTCAACAACCATAAACTCTTCTAAATCACCTTTAATATTTGGAAGATAAACCCTAGTCTTTGTTTCGTTAGAATAAGATCTTAGAGGCACTTTTACGAGTTGTGCTTTAAACTCCTCAATATTTAGCTGAAATATCTTACCAAGTTTAGAATTAATGGTATTGCTTTCTTCATTCTCTTCTAAATTAGCTTTAATGGTTTTTTGCCAATAGTTCTGTTGAGCAATTACAGAAAATACAGTTAAAAAAAAGGATATTGACAAAACAAAATGTAGTTTTGTTTTCATGATTATTTGGTGTAAAAAATTAAATTTCCCGAATTTAGGTTTTTTTAAGTAAACACTAAGCCTATTGCTAAAGAAATTAGAATTTTTAAAAAATCTTAATCCTTGACAACAAATACAGCAAAAATATTAACCATAGGCACATTTGATGGAGTACATATTGGACACCAAAAAATACTAAAGCGTGTTGTTGCACTTGCCCAAAAAGAGAATTTAGTCCCTTCGGTATTAACCCTATTTCCTCATCCTCGCATGGTATTACAAAAAGATGACAATATTAAACTTCTAAATACTATTGAAGAACGTATTCAGCTTCTTAAAAATTTAGGAATCGAAGAAGTTGTTGTAAAAGAATTCACCAAAGAATTCGCAAATCTCTCTGCCAAAGATTATGTGCAACATATTCTAGTAGAAGAACTTAACACCAAACAGATTATAATTGGGTACGATCATCATTTTGGTAAAAATCGGAGTGCAAATATTAATGATCTAAAAATTTTTGCTGAAGAATTCAATTTTAAGGTTGAAGAAATATCCGCTCAAGAAATTAAAGATGTCACCGTTAGTTCTACTAAAATTAGAAACGCCTTAAGTGATGGTCAAATTGAAATTGCTAATACTTACTTAGGTTACAATTATTTTCTTTCGGGAGATGTTGTTAAAGGTAAGGGCATTGGTAGAACTTTAGATTACCCAACGGCTAATATTCTAATTAAAGAATCATATAAATTAATTCCCAGAGATGGTGTATATATCGTTAAATCTAAAATAGAAGACACTATCGTTTATGGCATGATGAATATTGGCACCAACCCAACCGTTAGTGGAAAAACAAGATCAATAGAGGTTCATTTTTTTGATTTTGATAAGGATATTTATGGTAAAAAATTAAGAGTTGAGTTTTTACATTGGTTACGAAGCGAAAAGAAATTCAGAAATCTCGATGCTTTAAAAAAGCAATTAAGTAAAGATATGATTGATGCCCTAAAGCACATAAAAAGAATAAATGCATAAGTTTTTGTTTAAACATATCGATAATTCTGGTCTCATTGTCTTTAGAATTATTTTTGGCCTACTCTGCTTTTTAGAATCTGTTGGAGCTGTTGTTACAGGTTGGGTAAAGCGCACAATGATAGATCCTGAATTTACATTCTCATTTATAGGTTTTGAGTGGTTACAACCCTTACCTGGCAACTGGATGTATGCCTACTATATCATTATGGGAATTTTTGGATTACTCATTATGGTAGGCTATAAGTACAGATTTAGTATGTTTATGTTTGCTATAATGTGGACAGCAACATACCTCATGCAAAAATCTTCCTATAACAATCATTACTACTTGCTGTTTATTTTAAGTTTTTTAATGGTGTTACTGCCAGCCAACAGGTATGCCTCTGTAGATGCAAGATTAAATCCTTCAATAAAACGTATTTCAATGCCAGCTTGGTGTAAATGGGTTTTTGTTATTCAATTATTTATACTTTACACTTATGCCACAATAGCTAAGCTATATCCAGATTGGCTAGACACAACATTTATAAGCTTACTAATGAAGGGCAAGGCAGATTACCCTCTAATTGGCGGTATATTACAACAAGAATGGCTTCATTATCTTCTCACTTATGGAGGCATTTTGTTTGATGGTTTAATTATTCCAGCTTTGCTATTTAAACCAACACGAAAGTTTGCCTTTTTTGTTGCAATATTCTTTCATTTATTTAATTCAGTTGTTTTACAAATTGGCATTTTCCCTTATTTAGCTTTGGCTTTTAGCCTTTTCTTTTTTGAACCAAAGCTTATTAGAAATATATTTCTTAAGAAGAAAGAATTTTATAACGCACAAGAAGTTATAGTACCAAAATACAGTGCTGTATTTATTAGTGTCTTTGTTGTCTATTTTATCATTCACATAGCACTTCCACTACGTCATCATTATTTTGAAGATGATGTGCTTTGGACAGAAGAAGGCCATCGTCTATCTTGGAGAATGATGCTACGTGCAAAGCATGGAACAGCAAGTTATAAGGTTATAGATAAGGCCACCAATAATGTAATACCCATAAAGTTAAACGACTACCTCACCAAAAAACAACAAAGAGGAGCTAGTACAAAACCAGACATAATTTGGCAATTTGCACAACATTTAAAACAAGATTTTGCTAAAAAAGGAAAAAGTGTAAAAGTATATGTTAGAGCTTACGTTAGCGTTAATGGCAAACGTTCTAGACCATTAATAGACCCAAAAGTAGACCTCGCCAATGAAGAATGGCACCATTTTAAACATCATCACTGGATATTGCCTTCAAAATAGTTTTTATCTGCTCAATTTCTTATTACTTTTGTGGCTTATTTTGTGCGCTTAGTAGCGTAAATTCAAAATTCTTTTAGATATGTTACAAGTTGCTTTTATTAGAGAGAATAAAGACGCTGTTATTAACGGTTTAGCAAAACGAAATATCGACGCTACCGAAATGATTAATGATGTTATTGCTTTTGATGAAGATCGAAGAAACCTTCAGACAAAATTAGATAATACTAAAGCAGAATCTAATGCTTTATCAAAAGAAATTGGTAACTTATTTAAATCTGGCGAAGCTCAAAAAGCTAATGTTTTAAAAGAAAAAACAACGCAGTTAAAAGAGACCGTTAAAACTTTAGAGCAAGAGCTTAATGAAAAAGCAGATGCACTTAATGAGTTGTTGTATAAAATCCCTAATGTACCTAACGCAATAGTTCCAGCTGGTAATACAGATGAAGATAATGAAGAAGTGTATCGCGAAGGCAATATCCCAACATTGTTTGAAGGTGCTTTACCGCATTGGGAATTAGCCAAAAAGTACGACATCATAGATTTTGAACTTGGTAACAAAATCACTGGTGCTGGTTTTCCTGTTTACAAAGGAAAAGGTGCAAAACTACAACGTGCGCTTATCACATATTTTTTAGATAAAAACACTGAAGCTGGTTATACCGAAATGCAAGTGCCTCACCTAGTAAATGAAGCTTCTGGTTTTGGCACAGGACAATTGCCAGATAAAGAAGGGCAGATGTACCATGTTACAGGTGATAATCTGTATTTAATACCAACAGCAGAAGTTCCTGCAACAAATATCTTTAGAGACACCATTCAAAACGAAGATGACTTACCTCAAGCAATAACAGGCTATACACCTTGTTTTAGACGCGAAGCAGGTAGTTATGGTGCACACGTAAGAGGGTTAAATCGTCTGCATCAATTTGATAAAGTTGAAATCCTTAGAGTTGAGCATCCATCTAAATCTTACGATGCTTTAGATAGCATGGTAGAGCATGTAAAAGATATTTTGAAAGCATTAAAATTACCATACAGAATATTACGTCTATGTGGTGGAGATTTAGGCTTTACCTCTGCGCTAACTTACGACTTTGAAGTATTCTCTACAGCTCAGGACCGTTGGTTAGAAATTTCTTCGGTTTCAAATTTTGAAACTTTCCAGGCCAATCGTTTAAAATTACGTTTTAAAAACAGTGACGGTAAAAATGAATTATGCCACACGCTTAACGGAAGTGCATTAGCGTTACCTAGAGTTTTAGCCGGAATTTTAGAAAATTACCAAACAGAAAAAGGTATTAAAATCCCAGATGTATTAGTACCCTACACTGGCTTTGATATGATTTCGTAACAGAGTACTCACCAAGAAATTAGACACAATTGTTAAAATAACGTGTGTTTAATCGATTTATTACGTATTTCTTCGTTTTTTTTGTTTATTTTTAGCATGTTAGCAGTCCAAATCAAGGATTAGCCTAATTATGAAAAATGTAAAACGCATTGTACTACTCATTGCACTAGTTGTTATGGTAAGCAAGGTATTTTTCTAACTATTATAGCGTACTAAAACACCACGACAAAGTAATTGAATCATATTTTACAAATAATGGTTAATAGCACATTTATTTTGCTGGTCAAAATGCCTAAACGTAAAGTTTAGGCATTTTTTTATAATAACATTTACAATATCTAGAAACTGCATTTGTTATATTTACAAAAACACTTTCTGTGAAAAACTATCTGCCCTTAATATTACTTTTCTATATAGTCAATTTTGCGAGTGCGCAAAACAGTGAAGTATTAGCTGATAATTATTATAAAAAAGGGGAGTTTAAAAAAGCGCTTTTCATTTATGAAAATCTAAACAAAGAAAAGCCCTATAGTTATAAGTATCTATTCAAACTTATAGATACATATCAGCAATTAGAGCAATTTGATACTGCCGAAAACATTATTATTCAGCGTCTCGAAAAACGCAGAAACCCAACTATGGTAGTAGAGCTCGGCTACAACTATCAGCTAAAAGATAGTCTAGATAAAGCAAAGCTGCTGTATAAAGAAGCAATAGATTACATAGACGAAAACCCAAACTACATTTATAGCGTCGCAAAAAAATTTGAAGACCATTCGCTTTTAGATGAAGCCATACAAGTCTATAACAAAGGTAAAATCTTAACACCAGACAAAAATTATAGCATTCAATTAGCTAGAATTTATGGTGATCAAGGTAATATCGAAAAAATGTTTGAGAATTATATTGATTATATAGCCTACAGACCAAACTACCTCAACAATATAAAACGAGCTGTCAGCGATTTTATATCAGAAAACAAGGATAACGAAAACAATGTTTTTTTAAGGCGATTATTACTGAAAAAAATTCAACAAGAACCCAGTCCGTATTGGTATGAATTTTTGAGTTGGCTGTATGTACAAGAGAAAGCTTATAACAAATCTTTTATTCAAGAAAAAGCATTGTATAAGCGTAATCCTGAAAGTTTAGACCGAATAATTGAACTAGCTGTTACAGCATTAAGCGATAATGATAGTGAAACCTCAAAAGATATTTTTAATTACGTTTTAGAAACCACTCAAGATGCTACTACAGCATTAACAGCGCATCAATATATTCTTGAAATTGACACCAAAAATGCAACATCAAAAAAAGAACTAGATGTTATTGATAAAGCCTACAATAAACTGTTTCACCAATTCGGAAAGTCTGAATTAACATTACCATTACAATTAGCTTATGGTGAGTTTTTAGCCTTTCATCAAAAGGATACTGAAAGCGCAACGTCTTTTCTACGACAAAGCATGAAACTGAATATTTCAGAATTTCAAGAAGCTGAAGTAAAATTGCTTTTGGCCGACATATTAGTATTACAAGAACGTTTTAATGAAGCCTTAATCTTTTACTCTCAAATTCAGTTAAGCCTTAAAAATAGTACCATTTCGCAAGAAGCACGATTTAAGGTTGCAAAAACCAGCTATTACAAGGGAGATTTTGATTGGGCAGAATCACAACTCAAAATTTTAAAATCTTCAACCTCACAACTTATTGCCAACGACGCTCTGGATTTAAAATTGTTAATCTCAGACAACAAGTGGGAAGACAGTACGCAAACCGCATTAAAATACTACGCAAAAGCGGATTTACTCGCTTTTCAAAATAAAACGGATGAAGCTATTTCGCTTTTAGATAAAATTTTAGAAGAACACAAAGGTGAAAGTATTATCGACCAAGCTTTATTTGAGCAAGCCAAACTGTTTGAAAAGAAAAAGCAATACAATAAAGCGGAAGCCAACTATCTAAAAATTATTGCAGACTATAGAGAAGACATCTTAGCAGACGACGCACATTATTATTTGGCAGAATTATATAATACACATTTAGCCAAACCTGAAGAAGCCAAACAGCTTTACGAAAAAATTATTTTCGATTTTGAAGACAGTATTTACTTTATCGAATCTCGAAAAAAGTTTAGGATGCTACGTGGTGATAGTATTAATTGAGCAGTATTCAATTTTGTCACAAAAATGCACGTATCAATTCCTTACTTTTGCATCAACCTTTCTAAAACCTCACACCTAATGCCTAAAACCTCACACCTCATATACAACGTCACAGTTAACATAGACGATTCCGTTCACGATGAATGGCTTAGTTGGATAAAAGCACATATTCCACAAGTTTTAGCTACAGGTAAATTTGTAGATGCCAAACTCACTAAAGTATTGGTAAAAGAAGATATGGGAGGTACAACCTATTCTGTGCAATATAAAGCACACTCTAGAGCAGCTTTAGATGCGTATTATGCTGAAGATGCCGAGCGCTTAAGAGGAGATGGACTAAAACGGTTTGCTGACAAAATGTTAGCGTTTAGAACCGAATTAGAAGTCATAGATGAATATTCGGTAAATTTCAATTAAGTTTGTCATTCCTGCGTAGGCAGGAATCTTTTTAAATAAATACTTCCGAACCAGTGTCAAACCAAAATCAAGTTAAAGCCAAAAAACACTTAGGGCAACATTTTCTAAAAGATGAAAACATTGCCAAAAAGATTGCAGATACCTTAACACTGCGAGGCTACAAAGACGTGTTGGAAATTGGTCCAGGAATGGGTGTATTAACCAAATATCTTCTCAAAAAAGAGACTAAAACTCACGTTATAGAAATTGACACAGAATCCGTTGAATACCTTAAAAGCAATTACCTTAACCTTTCAGACAGAATCTACGAGAAGGACTTTTTAAAGTACGATTTAACTGAAGTTTTTAAAGAGCAGCCCTTCGCTATTATTGGTAATTTTCCATACAATATATCGTCTCAAATTGTTTTTAAAACTTTAGAGATGCGTCATCAAATACCAGAATTTTCGGGAATGTTTCAGAAAGAGGTGGCGCAGCGTATTTGTTCTAAAGAAGGTTCTAAAATCTATGGCATTCTATCGGTTCTAACACAAGCATTTTATGATGCTGAGTATTTATTTACAGTACCGCCTTCTGTATTTAATCCACCACCAAAGGTAGATTCTGGTGTGCTATTACTAAAACGAAAAGAAAATTTTACATTGCCTTGTGATGAAGCTTTATTCTTTAAAGTGGTTAAAACAGGTTTTCAGCAACGCAGAAAAACATTGCGCAATAGTTTAAAAACCTTCAATCTTTCCGATAATTTAAAAGCAAATACTATCTTTGGGCAGCGACCAGAGCAATTAAGTGTTTTACAATTTATTGAGCTCACTTTGCTTATTGAAAACGACCAAAATTAAGTTTTACGTCATTTCGAGCGATTTCAAAATATAAATTTTGAAATTGTATCGAGAAACATAAAAAAACAAGTGGAAGAAACTCAAGACAACATACAATTTCAGCTCACAGATGAGCTCATTGAAAAAGTAGAAGTCCTTGTCGAAGACAAAAACGACAAAGAACTCAAATCCCTTTTAAGTGAGTTTCACCACGCCGATATTGCCGAAATTCTTGACGAGCTCGAGCTAGATGATGCACTTTATGTTATAAAACTTCTAGACTCAGAAACCACTTCGGATGTTCTTATGGAACTCGATGAGGACAATCGTGAGAAAGTTTTAAGAAACCTATCTGCCAAAGAAATTGCCGAAGAAATTGAAGAGCTTGATACCGATGATGCTGCAGATATCATCGCAGAACTTCCAGAAGAGCGACAACAAGATGTAATCTCTCAGATTGAAGACGAAGCTCATAAAGCAGAGATAAAAGAGCTTTTAACATATGATGATGACACAGCTGGTGGTTTAATGGCTAAAGAGCTTGTTAAAGTCTATGAAACCTGGACTGTTGCTGGTTGCTTGCGACGCATAAGAGGACAAGCTAAAGAAGTAACTCGTGTACACTCTATTTATGTGGTTAACAAAGAAGAAAAATTAATTGGTCGCCTGTCACTGAAAGACTTAATTGTTGCCAAAAGTGATCAGAAAATTGCCGAGATAGCTAAAGACAATGTAGATTTTGTTAACGTTAAAGATGATGCAGAAGATGTAGCGAGAGTTATGGCAAAGTACGATTTAGAGGCCATACCTGTGGTTGATGACAACCAAACACTTCTGGGCAGAATTACCATTGATGATATTGTCGATGTCTTAAAGGAAGAAGCAGACAAGGATTATCAATTAGCAGCAGGTATTACTCAAGATGTAGACTCGGACGATAGTATTATTGAACTTACCAAAGCACGTTTACCTTGGTTATTTTTGGGTTTAGTTGGTGGTGTTGGCGCATACGTGATTATGCATTTTTTTGAAAGTGGATTACCTGAAGAATTTAAAATTTTGTTTCTATTTGCTCCACTTATAGCAGCAATGGCTGGTAATGTAGGTGTACAGTCTAGCGCAATTATTGTACAAGGTTTAGCCAATGACGATGTTAAAGGAAGTATTAATAACAGATTAATTAAAGAAATGCTTTTGGCAGCATTAAACGGTGTTATCTTATCCATTTTTCTCTTTGGCTTTGTTGCTATTTTTCAAGGCGACCCCTTATTTGCTTTAGCTATTTCTATATCCTTAATTGCAGTTATTATTGTTGCAGGTCTTGTTGGTACATTCATCCCTCTATTTCTAGATAAACGAGGTATAGATCCTGCTATTGCAACAGGACCATTCATTACTACAAGCAATGATATTTTTGG belongs to Winogradskyella sp. J14-2 and includes:
- a CDS encoding DUF4286 family protein — encoded protein: MPKTSHLIYNVTVNIDDSVHDEWLSWIKAHIPQVLATGKFVDAKLTKVLVKEDMGGTTYSVQYKAHSRAALDAYYAEDAERLRGDGLKRFADKMLAFRTELEVIDEYSVNFN
- the rsmA gene encoding 16S rRNA (adenine(1518)-N(6)/adenine(1519)-N(6))-dimethyltransferase RsmA produces the protein MSNQNQVKAKKHLGQHFLKDENIAKKIADTLTLRGYKDVLEIGPGMGVLTKYLLKKETKTHVIEIDTESVEYLKSNYLNLSDRIYEKDFLKYDLTEVFKEQPFAIIGNFPYNISSQIVFKTLEMRHQIPEFSGMFQKEVAQRICSKEGSKIYGILSVLTQAFYDAEYLFTVPPSVFNPPPKVDSGVLLLKRKENFTLPCDEALFFKVVKTGFQQRRKTLRNSLKTFNLSDNLKANTIFGQRPEQLSVLQFIELTLLIENDQN
- a CDS encoding HTTM domain-containing protein, with the protein product MHKFLFKHIDNSGLIVFRIIFGLLCFLESVGAVVTGWVKRTMIDPEFTFSFIGFEWLQPLPGNWMYAYYIIMGIFGLLIMVGYKYRFSMFMFAIMWTATYLMQKSSYNNHYYLLFILSFLMVLLPANRYASVDARLNPSIKRISMPAWCKWVFVIQLFILYTYATIAKLYPDWLDTTFISLLMKGKADYPLIGGILQQEWLHYLLTYGGILFDGLIIPALLFKPTRKFAFFVAIFFHLFNSVVLQIGIFPYLALAFSLFFFEPKLIRNIFLKKKEFYNAQEVIVPKYSAVFISVFVVYFIIHIALPLRHHYFEDDVLWTEEGHRLSWRMMLRAKHGTASYKVIDKATNNVIPIKLNDYLTKKQQRGASTKPDIIWQFAQHLKQDFAKKGKSVKVYVRAYVSVNGKRSRPLIDPKVDLANEEWHHFKHHHWILPSK
- a CDS encoding tetratricopeptide repeat protein, with amino-acid sequence MKNYLPLILLFYIVNFASAQNSEVLADNYYKKGEFKKALFIYENLNKEKPYSYKYLFKLIDTYQQLEQFDTAENIIIQRLEKRRNPTMVVELGYNYQLKDSLDKAKLLYKEAIDYIDENPNYIYSVAKKFEDHSLLDEAIQVYNKGKILTPDKNYSIQLARIYGDQGNIEKMFENYIDYIAYRPNYLNNIKRAVSDFISENKDNENNVFLRRLLLKKIQQEPSPYWYEFLSWLYVQEKAYNKSFIQEKALYKRNPESLDRIIELAVTALSDNDSETSKDIFNYVLETTQDATTALTAHQYILEIDTKNATSKKELDVIDKAYNKLFHQFGKSELTLPLQLAYGEFLAFHQKDTESATSFLRQSMKLNISEFQEAEVKLLLADILVLQERFNEALIFYSQIQLSLKNSTISQEARFKVAKTSYYKGDFDWAESQLKILKSSTSQLIANDALDLKLLISDNKWEDSTQTALKYYAKADLLAFQNKTDEAISLLDKILEEHKGESIIDQALFEQAKLFEKKKQYNKAEANYLKIIADYREDILADDAHYYLAELYNTHLAKPEEAKQLYEKIIFDFEDSIYFIESRKKFRMLRGDSIN
- the mgtE gene encoding magnesium transporter, producing MEETQDNIQFQLTDELIEKVEVLVEDKNDKELKSLLSEFHHADIAEILDELELDDALYVIKLLDSETTSDVLMELDEDNREKVLRNLSAKEIAEEIEELDTDDAADIIAELPEERQQDVISQIEDEAHKAEIKELLTYDDDTAGGLMAKELVKVYETWTVAGCLRRIRGQAKEVTRVHSIYVVNKEEKLIGRLSLKDLIVAKSDQKIAEIAKDNVDFVNVKDDAEDVARVMAKYDLEAIPVVDDNQTLLGRITIDDIVDVLKEEADKDYQLAAGITQDVDSDDSIIELTKARLPWLFLGLVGGVGAYVIMHFFESGLPEEFKILFLFAPLIAAMAGNVGVQSSAIIVQGLANDDVKGSINNRLIKEMLLAALNGVILSIFLFGFVAIFQGDPLFALAISISLIAVIIVAGLVGTFIPLFLDKRGIDPAIATGPFITTSNDIFGIIIYLMISKLILGI
- the serS gene encoding serine--tRNA ligase, whose product is MLQVAFIRENKDAVINGLAKRNIDATEMINDVIAFDEDRRNLQTKLDNTKAESNALSKEIGNLFKSGEAQKANVLKEKTTQLKETVKTLEQELNEKADALNELLYKIPNVPNAIVPAGNTDEDNEEVYREGNIPTLFEGALPHWELAKKYDIIDFELGNKITGAGFPVYKGKGAKLQRALITYFLDKNTEAGYTEMQVPHLVNEASGFGTGQLPDKEGQMYHVTGDNLYLIPTAEVPATNIFRDTIQNEDDLPQAITGYTPCFRREAGSYGAHVRGLNRLHQFDKVEILRVEHPSKSYDALDSMVEHVKDILKALKLPYRILRLCGGDLGFTSALTYDFEVFSTAQDRWLEISSVSNFETFQANRLKLRFKNSDGKNELCHTLNGSALALPRVLAGILENYQTEKGIKIPDVLVPYTGFDMIS
- a CDS encoding bifunctional riboflavin kinase/FAD synthetase, which translates into the protein MTTNTAKILTIGTFDGVHIGHQKILKRVVALAQKENLVPSVLTLFPHPRMVLQKDDNIKLLNTIEERIQLLKNLGIEEVVVKEFTKEFANLSAKDYVQHILVEELNTKQIIIGYDHHFGKNRSANINDLKIFAEEFNFKVEEISAQEIKDVTVSSTKIRNALSDGQIEIANTYLGYNYFLSGDVVKGKGIGRTLDYPTANILIKESYKLIPRDGVYIVKSKIEDTIVYGMMNIGTNPTVSGKTRSIEVHFFDFDKDIYGKKLRVEFLHWLRSEKKFRNLDALKKQLSKDMIDALKHIKRINA